The genomic region ATTTCCTACGTATTAGCAGATATATTATTATTGCTACGAGAATTATTATTATAATAGTCTCGGGCAAATTGTATGGTACTGTATGAACTATAGTCTTAGTGATGATAGATGTAGATAACACGGTATGAATCGAAGTTATATACGAAGTCACATACTCTGTTATGGTAGTAGTACATATTATAGTTACAGTGACTGTTATTGTTGTTACATTATATGGTTGCTGAGCTTTAATAATGGATGTAGGTAAGTAAGGGAATATGGCTAATATTATTAAAATCAAAGAGATCAAAATGACCCTATATTTTACCATAACTCGTAACCACTCCCATATTGTTGACCTCCAACATTGGCTCCTATTACTATTTTACCAAGTTTCAGAGGCTTTATTTGAATCGATGATGGTACACTCTCATATCCACTAAACCCGTTATTAGTAGGAGTGCATGTTTGAGGAGTAGGACCGTAAACGTATCCATGAGGCCATAGTTCGGAACTCCAAGGAGTTATTAACCAATTTGCAGTAATGATTTCAAATGCGTTATCTCCACTTATTTTGGATAAAGCTTCTTCACTTTTTGTAAAACCTTCTAAAATGCCTCCAATTGGTGTAGCAACTTTACCTGGATCAGTTAATTTAAATATTGTATATAATATTTTGGTTTGCCAATCAACTACATATAGCCAAACTTCATTTGTATTTTCTTTAGGAATTAATCTTATTCCTAGCTCATATAAGCTATCTGGTTTTGGTCTGAAAAGCTCGTTATTTACAGCAAAAGGTCCGCAACTTAATCCGCAGAATAACTGTGGATTAGTTGAACCAGCGGAAACATGCCAGCCCCATTCTGGATGATATCCTAAAGATACTTGATAAAAATATCCAGTAGAAGTAGTTAATGAAGGCCATATAACAATTAAGCAATCTAAGTCCTCTAATTTTTTCGGAGTTTTGATTATTATAAATCCGCCATAAATAGTCTTATTGGGTTGCGGGCTCTCAATTCCGTACTGCCACGAGCAAGGTGTACATATTACTTGTGACCTAGAAATAATGGAGGAGGGCAATTTATCTAATAATGTAACGGATACAATACTAGATCCTAACAATTTTATAAAATCTCTTCTCTTAACTTTCATATATAATGGTAAAATAAATTTAATATAAAACCTTTTCGTAAAGAAATATGTCTGAGATATTATAGAAATATATTATATTTCAAATATATAAAATAAAGTTTCCTAATTGATACTATATAAACTTATCTAATAAATATGCTTAGGAATTAAAGTGACTTCCTCGTAAAATTTATGAGCATTTTATGTAAAAGACGGTATAGACATCAATTATATCTCAAAATCATAGTATAGATAGTATTAATACAAATATATCACTAAATAATAAAATACAAATATATAAGTATTATATAATGACCTATTAAAATAACTTTTAAAAATAAATTTATCGAGCATTAACTCGTGAGAAGTAAAAATGTTATATAAAAAGAGTAGATTATATGCCTCAATTTTGGTAATTATAGTAATGCTAGGATTTTATCTACCTACTATTAATGGGTTCAATGTAATAACGCATTCCGCACTTACGGATAAAATAACTAATGGCACATGGGTTTGGGCACCCGAAGCTCCTCCTACTCCTGGGGGAATATATTGGAATTTCTGGTCACCTACTAATTTAGTTTTAGGATTCTTCCAATACTTACCATTGGCTGTTTATGTGCATAATGATCATCAGTTCATACCTATCTTAGCAACTAACTGGACGTGGAATGGAAACGAACTAATAGTAACGCTTAGACATCCATATTACTGGGATACAGTAAACGGACCAAAGCCATTTACTGCCTGGGACGTATGGACTACTTATATGATAGGAATAAGATTATTCGGATGGTACTCAAACTATGGATTATATAATGTAACTGTAATAAATAATTATACTGTAGCGTTTTGGTTTAAAGGAATTTATTGGAAAAACTTAGATAGAACGGCAGCTATAGTCTTAGCATCTTATATAGGAGCCCCATATTTCCAATTTGGTAAATATGCTAAAATACTGGCAACTCTAAATACGTCAAATTTAGCATTAAGCAGTTATCTAAGCAACCTAACTAGCTATATAGAATCTCTAAATGTAACTCCTACAAGTAATGGATTCTATTTCCCTAACGTCTCTAGTATTAACGACGAACTAATGTGCTGGGTAGCAAATCCATATTTCGAGCAGGCATTTCCTAACTCGTCTATAAAATACTATCCTAAAATGATAACTTATTGGTCCAGTGGTAACACTCAAACTTATAACTTTTTAGAAGGTGGTCTATTAGGCTACTGCGTTACTGCAATACCATATAGCATATACGAAACAATAAAATCTGAGGGATATATAATATACATGGCATGTACCTATGGTGGCGTAGGATTTTATCTTAATCCTCAAATATACCCATTTAATAATCCAATAGTAAGACAAGCTTTATACTATGCCATAAACACTACAGAGCTTGCTGAGGCATATGCACCAGATTACATATCTGGTCCAACTAATTTTGCTGGAATTCCTTCTGGTTTCTTACCAGAGTTCCAGAAAATGATTCCTTCATCGTTTTTCCAAGGTCTTAATAATTATTCATATAATTTACAAAAGGCTACCCAGTTGCTAGAAGAAGCGGGATTGAAAAAAGTAAATGGTTATTGGGTCTTACCAAACGGATCTCAGTTAACAATAAGTATTATAGTACCATCAGGATTTACAGATTTTGTCGCATTATCACAAGAATTTGCTACGCAGCTAAACGCTTTCGGTATAAAAGCGCAGGTTTATGAATTATCTACGTCCGACTTTTATTCAGAGTTCTTCAGTGGAGATTTTGAAGCAGCACCGTTCTTTACACCATTTACAGATACTATAGATGCGTGGAGAATAGCCAGCATAATACCACAACCGCCGTTTAATTTATCAAAACCAACATGGTATATCTATAATGGTGAAAATTATACAATAAATGTATCACAAATAGTTATTCAAATGCATACTCTACAATATGGTTCTCCTCAGTATATAAATGATACAGGAAAGCTTATGGCGTGGTACAACTACTGGTTACCTGCTATTGCTGATGTACAAAAAGTAGAACCAGTAGAGCTTAATCCTTATGAAGCAAACTGGAATGCTATATTATCTACTCATAATCAAACCTTAATATCTACAATCTTATTCCCATTTATAGCATACGACTTTGAATATATGGGGCCAGTAATAGGTTTGCTAATGGGCTATATAGTACCGCCTGGCGTTACTCCACACTTGCCTACCTATGTAAAGCCAACTCCTCCTACGACTACTGTTTCCCCCTCAGTTGCACCTAAATCTAGTATATTACCAATAGTTGGAGGAATTTTAGTAGTAATAATAGTAGTAGCAGTTGTATTCACCATAATAAGAAGAAGAGGTAAACCGGAGTAATAAAAATGGCATAAAAATTAAGGTAGAATATTTTTTTAATATAAATTTATATTATGAAATTGTTAATAATAATGTCTAAGCGTTAATAGTTAAAATCGTCTTATTATTTTCAAGTGTGACTATCATTATTTCGATCCAAATTGATAACGCTCCGCTTTAGTACTTGCGCGCCCTTATAAGAGTCTTCCCAATCAGTTCATTCTTCTGCGAGTGAATAATTCCTCCCTTGCTGGATATAAATATCATTCCTAATTTTTTAGTTATCTTAGGCATCATTTGAGAGTCATGGACCGCAAATGATATTTATCGATAATATTATTATACGCTAGCCTAAATACATGTTATACCAAAATTAATAGATAAGATATAAAAATTTATATATATCCAATTAGATCAATCTTCATGATACCTAGAATTAGTGAAAACGAATTATGGAATAGGCTCAATAATCTTAAAAAGAAAATGGCAGAACTAAATTTAGATGCTATTTATCTAACTAATTTATCAAATATATTCTATTTAACGAATCTATACATTTTATCTACAGAAAGGCCATTTGTATTAGTTATACCAAAAGACGGTGAAATCACTCTTATATCACCATTACTTGAAAAAGATCATATTGAGACGATGACTAAAATTATAGGAAGAAAATACTTCTATTTTGATTTTCCAGGAGAGCCTCACGTTATATTATTTATTAGAGATAAGATCTTAGACTTAGCTAAAGAATACAATATAAAGAGACTTGGAATGGATAATTTAGCTGGGGCTCCGTCTTATTGGGGATACTATGGTCCATTACTGTCAGAAATACTGAGTAAAAATGGAATAGAAATTACTTCAATTAAAGACCTTATTGAAGAAATGAGAATTATAAAAGGAGAGGAGGAAATTAATTTAATTAAAATGAGTGGTTATTGGGCTTCTAAGGCGATTGAAATTGCAATGAATTATATTAAACCTGGGAAATATGATTGGGAGATCTCTCTTGAGGCCAGCTTAGAAGCTAGTAAGAAAATTAAAGAATACTTTGGAGAAGAATATAAACCAATTAAGTCTATTTATCCATTAGTAGTAGGTTTCAGAGGCCAAGTGGGTGAGTACTCTGCATTTCCTCACGTGTTATCAACTTATAGGAGAATAAAGGAAGGTGACATTTTAGGCATAGGATCGGGACCAGATATAGGAGGATATTCTGCAGAATTAGAAAGGACTCTATTTGTAAAATATGCTAATGATACTCATAAAAGTATGTACGAGAAAATGATGAAATTAAGAGAAACTGCTCTAAATGCTATTAAACCTTATGGTAATATAAAAGATGTAGATAAAGCTGTTAGAGAAAAAGCAAAAGAACTAGGGGTTCAAGAGTACTTACGCCATCATGTAGGCCATGGATTAGGTATAGAAGTCCACGAAAGACCGTTTATTGACATAGGATATGATGGTAAATTCTTACCGGGCATGGTATTCTCTGTAGAGCCAGGAATATATGTTCCCGGCTTAGGAGGGTACAGGCATTCTGATACAGTCTTGGTAAGAGAAAATGGAATAGAATTACTTACTAAATTTCCAGATAACTTAGAGGAATTAACGATAAAATAAATGTGATGAATAGAAAAGTTTAAAAATGTGAAGAAATATTATTATATATGGGTAATAATACTAATAGCTCAATCTCTGAAATTATGGATAATTTACAGAAAATACCTATTTCTACATGGTTATTTCTGGTAATTAGCGCAAGCTACTTTTTTGTCGAGTACGATTTGTTTGATTTAAGTTATGTACTTCCAGCAATAATTAGTACTTTTAAGATACCCTCAACATTAGCATCACTAGCTTTAACTAGTACATTTATAGGAGGAGTTATAGGCGAGCTAAGCGGTGGATATTTATCGGATAATTTTGGCAGAAAGTTCATGTTAATAATTGGATTAGTTACATATTCAATGGCAACGATTTTATCAGCGTTATCAGTAAACATCCTTATGCTAATTATAACAAGATTCTTTGTAGGTTGGGGGACTTACGTAGATTTTAATTCAGTTGTAACTTATTTGGCAGAAATGTCACCTAAACGTTCTAGGGGCAAAATAATTTCTTACTCTTCATCGATAGGTATAGCACTAGGAGCATTAGTAGTTATTGTCGTATCTTACTTGCTTGCTCCAATCCCAAATATAGGCTGGCGTTTAGTATTTATACTAGGAGGTATCGTTGGCATAACGTTTGCGGTTTTAAGAAAAGATTTACCAGAGTCTCCTAGATGGCTAGAGAAAAAAGGGAAATTAGATGAAGCTAAGTTAACTCTAGAAAAACTTCATATAAATATTCAAGAACCATTAATACCTTCTACTTATGATAATTCTCACAAATCATCATTCTCTAACTTGAAAATATTAGTAGATAAAAGCCATCTAAAATATTTCCTTATATTTTTATTCTCATGGATTATGTTTTATTCTGCTTTTGATGGTGAAGGTATAACTGTACCTACTATATTGACAGAGCATGGCTATACATTAGCTTCAACGCTAAGATTCTTTGTAGTTTCTGGCAGTGTAGCATTTGTATTCTATATTATTTCAGCACTTACTGCAGAAAAAACTCAAAGAAAGTACCTAGCTGCATTCCTAACCGGTATTTTCATGGCAATTTTAGGTACGTTATATAATGCTATTTTAATATATATATCTTTAGCATCACTATCTTCATTAGGTGCATTTATATTTCCTTATACATACCTGCTTACAGTAGAGCACTTCCCTACAGAAGTTAGGGCAACTGCTTTTGCTTTTACTGACGGAATAGCACATTTGTTATTAGCATTTATGCCAATAATAATCCTAACGGTTTCGGCTAAGTACGGATTCTTCAGTACTATGCTTATATTAGCTGTGATGATGATAGTTGGTGGAATATTATTACTATTTACTAAAGCAACTACGGGCAAAGCATTAGATGAAACTAGCAAGTAAAGGAATTACTCTGGTGTTTCCAGCCCTTCTAGTAAAGGCTTCCCTTTCATATTTGGTATAAACTTTAAGAAGAACATAAATGCTATTAGTTAGGTGAGCAGTTTCATAGAAAAATATTTTCAATATATAATACCATATAATAAAATAATTACAAAAATACAAATAAATAAATTGAGAGATCATGTGGTATATGTATAATTACTATAGTACATCATATTATAGTAATATCCTACAAATTCGTTATATTGGAAGCAGTGAATGTATGGTTGTACAAGGAAGTAATCGTCTGGAACTGGTAGCCAGACATAAGGTGCTTCATTATATATTATAGAATATGCTTTTGCCGTTAGTTCCTCTTGTAATGTTACATTTGTAATGAACGGTAGAGTATTATACATTGACTGGAGAGTAGGACAGTTAAACCATGCATGATCTATAGCTCCAAACTCTATATCAGTAATAGGCATTAATTCTTGGAATACCGGATCAGGCCAGTCGGGGAACCAACCTAAATCAAGTAGTTGTGGACTGTCATTAGGTGTATTAAAGGACGGTATTACCGATGGTAACACGTAGTACACTGTTGTTGCTATTCCTATTTGACTTAAATCATGAGATATTACCTCGAGCTCGTCCTGCTCAAGTTCGTTAACCGGAGCTAATGCATATAAGGAAAGCGGTGGCAATTGAGTTCCAGAAGGATTACCTAAAACAGTACCATTAGGTAGCACAACGTAAAAATCGCCTATATATCCAGCTTCATTCAAGTAATGCATTGCTAAGGAAGGATCATAATTATACATGCTAAGATTAGCCGGATCATAATAACCCTTACATTCTGGTGAAATAGGGCCTAAGAACTCACAAGCTAACGGTTTACCGTTATATGAGAATATTGATAATAATGCACTGTAATTAATTGCATGCTCTATTGCCAACCTAAAGTTTGTAATATTGGTCGGGAACTTCTGAGTATTCATGGCAATAAAGAGTACCCCAGGCTCAGCACCAAAGTTGACGAAAGTCGCATTTTCTGGAATTTCGTTATATGGCGGCGTTCCTAGTATTTGTGATAAGTATGGTATTGATATATACGAAATCTGTGCTTTATTCTTTACGAAGTCTTCAACTCTATCATTATGTGTTAGACCATAGTCGATTATTATATACTTTATGTGTGCAGGCTCAGCAACTGCCGGAACATTCTTTCCAACAGCCCAGTAGTTCGGATTAGCTTCTAATTCAATCGTTGAGAATCCCGGACAGACCTTAACTATAACGTAAGGACCGGTACCATTCATTCCATGCTCATTGATATATGAATTTACGGAATTAGGAACTACTCCTCCGTGCATGTCAACACAAACAGGATTAACAATAGCACCCCACCAACCTGCTAAAACAAGGGGTAAATATCTATACGGTTCTAATGTGTTTATTTCTACTTCATATGGTCCTTTCACTACTATTGCTTGGTTTGGATAACTCATTATCTTCTGTATTGTAGCATTGTTAGCGTTGAAATGAGAGAGTATTGACGCTAGAACTTCTGCTGTCAATGTGTAGTTACCAACAGTGTGTAATCCCGTTGCGTTCTCTATTGCGTAACATACTCCCCAAGGTATTGCATAACCGCTAACTGCGTAAACTGTTGAGTTAAATAGTAAACCGATATAGTTTGCAACTCCCGGTCCTTGACCCATTAATATAGTCCTATAGAGAGAGAACCAAACAGTTGAAGCATTAACTTGAACGCCATCAGAGAAATGGATGCACTGTCTTAAATAGAAGTAGTAATTCTGATAGTTAGGAGTTGTGTAATTCTCGGCAATTACTGGAACTACCTCGTGGTAATTTGAGCCGTTAAATTCAACAAGCTCTTGAAAAACAGCAGTAAACAAAGGACCGTCCTGCACAAAAAATCCGGTTGCTGGGTCTAGAGCGTCTGGTGGTGCAGTTTGTGCGACATCTGTTAGTTCATTAGGATTAGGTGGAGCTAGAGTAATAACTTTGGTTACAGCATGGTGATAATGTGAAGTCTCAAAATAATATATACCGCCTGCTGCTGCAATAATTATAATTATTAAAATTATTATAGCACTAATTTTACTTAACGCCAAATGTTTTTTAGCATACATTTTCATCGACTTGATTTCTATAATGCATTAATTAAAATTTTACGCAACCTTATGCAATGCATGTCATCTCCTTGGATGTTTTATAGTCTATGGAGAATAATATTTAAATTTTACACAATATATATGTACTATGCTTCATTTATTAAATAACTTTAATGATATTGAAAAAATGGTAAATCTTGTAGTTTAGTTAGAATAGTACATAGTATTATAGAAATATATTAGATACCCGTCGGCCACGCTAAGTATAACGCCCTTTACGTATGGCTGAATTAAGTAATAAGAGCAAGTAACCGGCAACCATATATATGGTGCACAGTCGTAAATTATACTATACGCCTTTGCTACCATTTTCTCTTGAAGTGTTGTATTAGTAATGAAGGGTAGAGTATTATACATTGATTGTAAATCAGAATTGTTGAACCAAGCGAAGTTGCCCGAAGGACCACCGAACGCTATATCAGTTAACGGCATCATTTGCTGAAATATTGGATCTGGCCAGTCTGGAGTCCAACCTATCGCAACCATATTAGGAGTCGATTGAGGTGAAGTGTATGAGGATATAACTGAAAATAGAACATATTGAACAGAAACTGAAATTCCTATTTTAGCTAGATCTTCCGTTATTATCTGAAATTCTTCCTGTTCTACTTGTGTAACTGGCGCTAAGGCAATGATTTCTAATGTAGGTAATTGAATTCCGTTAGAATCACCTATTACACTGCCATTAGGCAATACTACATAGAAATGTCCCTCGTAGCCAGCCTCGTTCAGATAATGTATAGCCATGGACAAATTATAAGAGTATACAGATAAATTATTGGGATTATAAAGTTTACCATATTGAGGAGATATAGGCCCTAAAAATTCTGATGCCAATTCCTTACCATTATAGGAGAACAGCGAGAGCAATTGTGAGTAATTAATTGCATGCTCTATTGCCAACCTAAAGTCTGTAATATTAGTTGGGAACTTCTGAGTATTCATGGCAATAAATTGAACTCCAGGTAAAATACCTAGACTATAGAAAACTTGACTTTCATTAATCTTAGAGTAAGGATATTGATTAAGCACTTGACCTAAATAAGGTATTGAAACGTAGGATATTTGTGCTTTATTTTCTAAGAAATCTTCTACTCTATCATTGTGTGTTACTCCATAGTATATTTCTATAACCTTAATATGTGGTGATTCCGCTATTATCGGAACGTTCTTACCAGTTGCCCAATAATTAGGATTAGCAACTAATACAACACAATTAAATGACGGACCTACATATTCTATCTCGTAAGGGCCAGTACCCGGCATACCATGAGCATTTATGTAACAATTTGCTTCATTAGGTTGAACACCGCCATGTTCATCAATGTAAACTGGATCAACTATTGCGCCCCATGAATTTGCCATATCTAGCAAAAAGTATTTATACGGATGAAGTAGGTTAATTTCTACTTCATATGGTCCTTTTACTACTACTGCTTGGTTTGGATAACTCATTATCTTCTGTATTGTAGCATTGTTAGCGTTAAAATGAGAAAGTATGTAAGCTAATACGTGAGCGGTTAAATTATAATTTCCTACAGTGTGTAATCCCGTTGCGTTCTCTATTGCGTAACATACTCCCCAAGGTATTGCGTAACCGCTAACTGAATAAATGGTTTGATTAAACAAAATACAAATATAATCTGCTACTCCTGGAGGTTGACCCATTAATATAGTCCTATAGAGAGAGAACCAAACGGTTGAAGCATTAACTTGAACGCCATCAGCAAAGTGCACGCAAGGCCTCAAGTAGAAGTAGTAATTCTGATAATTTGATGATATTGTATAATTTTGAGCAATTATAGGTACTACTTGTAAGTAATTACTTCCATTAGGTTCTACGAGCTCTTGGAAAACCGCATAGAATAAGGGTTCTACTTGATCTAAAAAGTCTGTAGCAGGATCCAAGGAATCTGGAGCTACCGTTTGAGCTACATCCACAAGTACTGATGTATTAGAAGGTTTTAGAGCTATCGTAGTAGTAGTAACAGTTTTTTTAGATATTTGATTGTAAATTAATACTCCTCCTATTATAGCTATAATAACAATTAAAATTAGAACTACGGATGAGACCTTACTTAATGCTTTCATAGTCTATTCATTTTAGAAGTTTTATATAAGCTTAGTTGTTCAATGTGTTAACCAAATCTAATTAGGTAAGATAGGCAATTCCTACTTTTATCAAGGATTTATGTAGTTAAATAATATATTATAATATATTTAGGTTTATTACATTATTTTTGTAATAATCTTTATAATTCTCACTCCGTAGATAATATATGTTGTAATATGTTTTGGAACATACGAGCTCTCGCCTTTACTATTTGTAATAATTTTGATATTTACAGCTTCAATATTTTTCTGCATTAATAATTTTTCTTCTACACCTATGTATTTTAAGGTATACGATAATTATATAGAGATAAAAACAGGCAAAAATGAAGTATTAGAAGCTACAAGACTTAAGGTATGTTATGAGAATAACATGTGGAGAAATTCCAGATTAAAACCTTATTCCATAAAATTTACTGTAAACTATCCAGAAAAGAAATACGTTATGATAGGCATTACTCCAGAAGATCTCTTGAAATTATAAAAGATTTTATACAAGAATTTTGAAATAGAAATAAAAAATATTATTATAATCTAAACCTTGAAATATTTTTATATTAATCCTTCAGTCGTCCTCCTTATTATTTCTCTTATTTCCTCTTCTCCAAGACTATTTTTAATAGCTAAGTAGTGAAATGCAAGCCCTAGAGCTATGACGGGTATTAGATCTTCTGGGAACGGTATTATAGGATACATACCGAAACTGCCGAAATAGGATAAAACTAGACTGGCTAAGATTAAGAAAAGCATTAATCCTCCAGCCTTAGCCTCACCGCTGTTCCCATATTTATATGCCACAATAAAATCAAATAATGATACTGCAGAGAGTGTTGCGATGTAAATTACAAATCCTAGGTTATTTGTTGTACTTAAACCTGAAGTAAGGATATAAAATAAGGCAGTGCCTATCACTATTCCAAAGATATTAACCGCAAGGGAAGGTATTAAAATGCTCTTCTTAACGTTCCAGAACTTTCTAGTATAATAACCTATAAATATTGGAATTCCAGAAAATATTATCGTTACTACTTCAAACAATGTAATAAATCCAGACCAGTACACTATCAGCAAGGCTGAGATTGTGGATAAAGGTGCTATAACCTTACTAAAAGGTACTTTAAATTGCCTATTTACATCTGGGGCCTTCTTCCTTAATACCTCTAAGCTTACGCCTCCCATGATATAAGAGAACACAGCAGCTGAGGACACTATTCCTACTAACGCTATCCACGCCGGGAAAGGTAATAGGAATATAGACCCTAAAACTGTAACAGTTATTAAAGACACTACGGGCACTCTAGTTTTTCCCAATTTTAAGAATATTTCTGGAAAGTATCCATTGGACGCTAAGCCATACAGCACTCTCGTACCGCTACCCATGCCTACTAACGTTGTCCCGGAAGGAGATACTACCGCATCAATTAACAACAGTATTGCAAATGAAATGAATATTAGCCTTACTAGTCCGCTCACGCCTGCAGTGCTAAAAATTTCGTAGAAAGGCCCGGAGGATAATATAGAATTTTGAATTCCTCCCCAGTCTCCTACTTTTACGTTTATTGCACTCCAGTTTATTGCCCCTATAAATGCAACTTGAAGTAAGGTATATAAGACGATTGAAATTAATACTGCACCGACTACCGCAAACGGAATATCTTTTTTAGGATTTTTAGCTTCGCTACCGTACTCTATTGCCTGCCTAAATCCTGTATATGCAAATAAAATTCCGGTGGCGGGGATTGAATATAATACTGCAGCCATTCCATAGTAAGAAGTAGCTAAATTTGAAGGAGATGGAAATAGCCCACCGCCTGCAGTAAAGTTAGAAGGGTTATAATAGAAGGACAGTAGCAGAATTACGGCTACTGAGGGAATTATTAACTTCCACCAACCTACTCCGTGGGCTACTTTACCTAATATACTGACTCCTAGGTAATTTATTATAAAGAATAGAAATATTAATCCGTATGCCAATAAAATTCCATAAGTAGTTAAATAGCCATTAACTGTAAGCTGGGGAAATAGGCTTGAAAGATAGGTAACTACAGCGGTAGCTTCTATTGCAGGTACAGTGGCTCCTGCTGCGAAGTAACTCCAAGATATTATATAACCTAAAAGGCCGCCGTGAGTATAATGAGGATACCTTATTACGCCTCCCGATTTTGGTATTATTGAAGCTATTTCGGAATATGTTAACGCTATTGGAAGTAGCATTAAACCGCCTATTATCCAGGCTATTATCGCTGAACCCCCAGTATATGCTGCAGTATAGAGCGATGCGAATAACCAACCTGAGCCAATCACTCCTTGAAGTGAAAGGAACAGTAACTCAAGTTTATTTAGTGATTTTCTCATTTGAATATCTGTTACTGCTCCTAAATCTGGAACGGAAACTGCTTTTTTA from Acidianus ambivalens harbors:
- a CDS encoding ABC transporter substrate-binding protein, translated to MKMYAKKHLALSKISAIIILIIIIIAAAGGIYYFETSHYHHAVTKVITLAPPNPNELTDVAQTAPPDALDPATGFFVQDGPLFTAVFQELVEFNGSNYHEVVPVIAENYTTPNYQNYYFYLRQCIHFSDGVQVNASTVWFSLYRTILMGQGPGVANYIGLLFNSTVYAVSGYAIPWGVCYAIENATGLHTVGNYTLTAEVLASILSHFNANNATIQKIMSYPNQAIVVKGPYEVEINTLEPYRYLPLVLAGWWGAIVNPVCVDMHGGVVPNSVNSYINEHGMNGTGPYVIVKVCPGFSTIELEANPNYWAVGKNVPAVAEPAHIKYIIIDYGLTHNDRVEDFVKNKAQISYISIPYLSQILGTPPYNEIPENATFVNFGAEPGVLFIAMNTQKFPTNITNFRLAIEHAINYSALLSIFSYNGKPLACEFLGPISPECKGYYDPANLSMYNYDPSLAMHYLNEAGYIGDFYVVLPNGTVLGNPSGTQLPPLSLYALAPVNELEQDELEVISHDLSQIGIATTVYYVLPSVIPSFNTPNDSPQLLDLGWFPDWPDPVFQELMPITDIEFGAIDHAWFNCPTLQSMYNTLPFITNVTLQEELTAKAYSIIYNEAPYVWLPVPDDYFLVQPYIHCFQYNEFVGYYYNMMYYSNYTYTT
- a CDS encoding M24 family metallopeptidase yields the protein MIPRISENELWNRLNNLKKKMAELNLDAIYLTNLSNIFYLTNLYILSTERPFVLVIPKDGEITLISPLLEKDHIETMTKIIGRKYFYFDFPGEPHVILFIRDKILDLAKEYNIKRLGMDNLAGAPSYWGYYGPLLSEILSKNGIEITSIKDLIEEMRIIKGEEEINLIKMSGYWASKAIEIAMNYIKPGKYDWEISLEASLEASKKIKEYFGEEYKPIKSIYPLVVGFRGQVGEYSAFPHVLSTYRRIKEGDILGIGSGPDIGGYSAELERTLFVKYANDTHKSMYEKMMKLRETALNAIKPYGNIKDVDKAVREKAKELGVQEYLRHHVGHGLGIEVHERPFIDIGYDGKFLPGMVFSVEPGIYVPGLGGYRHSDTVLVRENGIELLTKFPDNLEELTIK
- a CDS encoding ABC transporter substrate-binding protein; this encodes MLYKKSRLYASILVIIVMLGFYLPTINGFNVITHSALTDKITNGTWVWAPEAPPTPGGIYWNFWSPTNLVLGFFQYLPLAVYVHNDHQFIPILATNWTWNGNELIVTLRHPYYWDTVNGPKPFTAWDVWTTYMIGIRLFGWYSNYGLYNVTVINNYTVAFWFKGIYWKNLDRTAAIVLASYIGAPYFQFGKYAKILATLNTSNLALSSYLSNLTSYIESLNVTPTSNGFYFPNVSSINDELMCWVANPYFEQAFPNSSIKYYPKMITYWSSGNTQTYNFLEGGLLGYCVTAIPYSIYETIKSEGYIIYMACTYGGVGFYLNPQIYPFNNPIVRQALYYAINTTELAEAYAPDYISGPTNFAGIPSGFLPEFQKMIPSSFFQGLNNYSYNLQKATQLLEEAGLKKVNGYWVLPNGSQLTISIIVPSGFTDFVALSQEFATQLNAFGIKAQVYELSTSDFYSEFFSGDFEAAPFFTPFTDTIDAWRIASIIPQPPFNLSKPTWYIYNGENYTINVSQIVIQMHTLQYGSPQYINDTGKLMAWYNYWLPAIADVQKVEPVELNPYEANWNAILSTHNQTLISTILFPFIAYDFEYMGPVIGLLMGYIVPPGVTPHLPTYVKPTPPTTTVSPSVAPKSSILPIVGGILVVIIVVAVVFTIIRRRGKPE
- a CDS encoding MFS transporter; translated protein: MGNNTNSSISEIMDNLQKIPISTWLFLVISASYFFVEYDLFDLSYVLPAIISTFKIPSTLASLALTSTFIGGVIGELSGGYLSDNFGRKFMLIIGLVTYSMATILSALSVNILMLIITRFFVGWGTYVDFNSVVTYLAEMSPKRSRGKIISYSSSIGIALGALVVIVVSYLLAPIPNIGWRLVFILGGIVGITFAVLRKDLPESPRWLEKKGKLDEAKLTLEKLHINIQEPLIPSTYDNSHKSSFSNLKILVDKSHLKYFLIFLFSWIMFYSAFDGEGITVPTILTEHGYTLASTLRFFVVSGSVAFVFYIISALTAEKTQRKYLAAFLTGIFMAILGTLYNAILIYISLASLSSLGAFIFPYTYLLTVEHFPTEVRATAFAFTDGIAHLLLAFMPIIILTVSAKYGFFSTMLILAVMMIVGGILLLFTKATTGKALDETSK